The following are encoded in a window of Rhizobium sp. WYJ-E13 genomic DNA:
- a CDS encoding nuclear transport factor 2 family protein codes for MIALPGIDGRSKGDDPMPNAPTNDANTNAERYLAIWNETDAVRRRALIAESWADSATYIDPLMRGEGHEQINSLVEAVQSRFPGFRFELIGAADGYGDVLRFSWGLGPENGEALIKGTDFAELEGGRLKSVRGFIDQLPEAA; via the coding sequence ATGATCGCCCTGCCTGGAATTGACGGGCGATCAAAAGGAGATGACCCGATGCCCAATGCCCCGACAAACGACGCAAACACCAACGCCGAGCGCTACCTCGCCATCTGGAACGAAACCGACGCCGTTCGCCGCCGCGCTCTCATTGCCGAGAGCTGGGCGGATTCCGCAACCTATATCGATCCGCTGATGCGCGGCGAAGGCCACGAGCAGATCAACTCACTGGTCGAGGCCGTGCAGAGCCGCTTCCCCGGCTTCCGCTTCGAGCTGATCGGCGCAGCCGACGGCTATGGCGATGTTCTTCGCTTCTCCTGGGGCCTCGGCCCTGAAAATGGCGAAGCGCTGATCAAGGGCACGGATTTTGCCGAACTCGAAGGCGGCAGGCTCAAATCCGTCCGCGGCTTCATCGACCAGCTGCCGGAAGCCGCCTGA
- a CDS encoding helix-turn-helix domain-containing protein, whose product MTPTARSLGDHLREWRQRRRMSQLDLALEADISQRHLSFIESGRSTPSREMLLHLAERLGVPLRDRNPLLLAAGFAPVFAERKLDDPALEPARRAIDMVLIGHEPFPAIAIDRHWRLVAANAAIAPLLQAVADPSLLEPPINVLRLSLHPQGLAPVIANLAEWRAHLLDRLRQQISVSGDPVLEKLLKELLSYPAPETAGESHADLAGIAVPLKLATKAGLLSFISTTTVFGTPVDITLSELAIETLFPADEETAAILRGHLAN is encoded by the coding sequence ATGACGCCGACCGCCCGCTCTCTCGGAGATCACCTGCGCGAATGGCGCCAACGCCGCCGCATGAGCCAGCTGGATCTGGCGCTCGAAGCCGATATTTCCCAACGGCACTTGAGCTTCATCGAGAGCGGGCGCTCGACCCCGAGCCGCGAGATGCTGCTGCATCTGGCCGAACGGCTCGGCGTGCCCTTGCGAGACCGGAACCCGCTGCTGCTGGCGGCGGGTTTCGCCCCGGTCTTTGCCGAACGCAAGCTGGATGACCCCGCCCTTGAACCGGCGCGGCGCGCGATCGACATGGTGCTGATAGGCCATGAGCCCTTCCCCGCCATCGCCATCGACCGCCACTGGAGGCTGGTTGCGGCCAATGCCGCCATCGCACCGCTGCTGCAGGCCGTTGCCGATCCATCCTTGCTGGAACCGCCGATCAACGTGCTGCGCCTCAGCCTGCATCCGCAGGGCCTTGCGCCTGTCATCGCCAATCTTGCCGAATGGCGCGCCCACCTTCTCGACCGCCTGCGCCAGCAGATATCGGTCTCCGGCGATCCCGTCTTGGAAAAGCTTCTGAAGGAACTGCTCTCCTATCCCGCACCCGAAACTGCCGGCGAGAGCCATGCCGACCTTGCCGGAATCGCCGTTCCGCTGAAGCTTGCGACGAAAGCAGGTCTGCTCTCCTTCATCTCGACAACGACCGTCTTCGGCACGCCTGTCGATATCACCCTTTCGGAACTGGCGATCGAAACGCTCTTCCCGGCCGATGAGGAAACGGCCGCGATCCTGCGCGGCCACCTCGCAAACTGA
- the cobO gene encoding cob(I)yrinic acid a,c-diamide adenosyltransferase: MSEEPVVPAEKDDARHAEKMAKKKAARDKIMASKTDEKGLIIVHTGKGKGKSSAAFGMIFRHIAHGKPSAVVQFIKGAMWTGERDLIEKHFSDVCQFHTMGEGFTWETQDRARDVAAAGAAWEKAKELIRDERNSMVLLDEINIALRYDYLDINEVVEFLGNEKPYMTHVVLTGRNAKDELIEIADLVTEMELIKHPFRSGIKGQPGVEF; encoded by the coding sequence ATGAGCGAAGAGCCAGTCGTACCAGCCGAAAAGGACGATGCCCGTCACGCCGAGAAGATGGCGAAGAAGAAGGCTGCCCGTGACAAGATCATGGCCAGCAAGACGGACGAGAAGGGCCTGATCATCGTCCACACCGGCAAGGGCAAGGGCAAGTCGTCCGCCGCCTTCGGCATGATCTTCCGTCATATCGCCCATGGCAAGCCGTCTGCCGTCGTGCAGTTCATCAAGGGCGCGATGTGGACGGGCGAGCGCGACCTGATCGAGAAGCATTTCTCCGATGTCTGCCAGTTCCATACGATGGGTGAGGGCTTTACCTGGGAAACGCAGGACCGGGCGCGCGACGTGGCGGCAGCCGGTGCGGCATGGGAAAAGGCCAAGGAACTGATCCGCGACGAGCGCAATTCCATGGTGCTGCTCGACGAGATCAATATCGCACTGCGCTACGACTATCTCGATATCAACGAGGTGGTGGAATTCCTGGGGAACGAGAAGCCCTATATGACGCATGTCGTGCTGACGGGCCGCAACGCCAAGGACGAACTGATCGAGATTGCCGATCTCGTGACCGAGATGGAGCTGATCAAGCATCCTTTCCGCTCCGGCATCAAGGGGCAGCCGGGCGTGGAATTCTGA
- the cobN gene encoding cobaltochelatase subunit CobN, whose amino-acid sequence MHLLLAQQGTISDGDEAIDLGQSPGDILFLSAADTELAAIAAAHAGGAAGHSLRLASLMSLKHPMSVDTYVERTARHAKLIIVRALGGASYFHYALEALHAVAARSGAMIAVLPGDSKPDAGLTPFSNVALEDLNALWGYLIEGGDANARGFLAYAAAMLSGAEKPAPAAPLMKAGIWWPGRGLVGVEEWKGLVTSVSAGTTLSDEEEGTTHSTEEVGCKPTDRPTVAIAFYRALVQSGETRPVEPLIEALQAQGLRPLPVFAYSLKDPVSKGILESIFADLKPEVVINTTGFAVSAPGADREPTVLEANDAIVLQAIFSASSREAWAASSQGLSARDLGMNVALPEVDGRVLSRAVSFKAAARYDAAVEANIVSSEPDAGRMTYVAALAANWARLRQRNAAERRVALVMANYPNRDGRLGNGVGLDTPAGTIEVMRAMEAVGYPVADIPADGDALMRHLMAGPTNSGFDGKVVRERLSLSRYKNFFSSLPNQIQDEVMARWGGPETDPYMRDGGFALPFARFGGLLIGIQPARGYHIDPKESYHSPDLVPPHGYFAFYAFLREEFGADAVVHMGKHGNLEWLPGKALALSETCYPEAILGPLPHLYPFIVNDPGEGTQAKRRTGAVIIDHLTPPLTRAESYGPLKDLEALVDEYYEASGGDPRRIRLLSRQILELVADIGLDRDAGIAKGESEGEALKKLDAYLCDLKEMQIRDGLHVFGVSPEGRLLTDLTVALARVPRGLGEGGDASLQRAIAGDAGLGAVDPLDCDMAALWTGLRPAILADLLDTPWRSNGDTVERVELLAAKLVSGEISCPPPWSQTRVVLDEIEARLKPSILACGPAEIASLLRGLDGRFVPPGPSGAPTRGRPDVLPTGRNFYSVDSRAVPTPAAYELGKKSAELLIRRYVQDHGEWPVSFGLTAWGTSNMRTGGDDIAQALALIGVKPVWDMASRRVTGYEIIPPAMLRRPRVDVTLRISGFFRDAFPEQIALFDKAIRAVGALDEDAADNPIAGRMRGEAARLTAAGLDEKAAAKRAGYRIFGSKPGAYGAGLQALIDEKGWERRADLAEAYLVWGSYAYGAGEEGRAERGVFEERLRSIQAVVQNQDNREHDLLDSDDYYQFEGGMAAAAEALGGARPAIYHNDHSRPEKPVIRSLEEEIGRVVRGRVVNPKWIEGVMRHGYKGAFEISATVDYLFAFAATTGAVGNHHFEAVYQAFVADPTVRDFMAEKNPAALSEMKERLMEAIERKLWTPRSNSAQFDLSEVNETRKRAGSQS is encoded by the coding sequence ATGCATCTGCTTCTGGCCCAGCAGGGAACGATCAGCGACGGGGACGAGGCAATCGACCTCGGCCAGTCGCCGGGCGATATCCTGTTCCTGTCGGCTGCCGACACCGAGCTTGCGGCAATTGCCGCGGCGCATGCCGGCGGGGCGGCCGGGCATTCGCTGCGGCTTGCGAGCCTGATGAGCCTGAAGCATCCGATGTCGGTCGATACTTACGTTGAACGCACGGCGCGGCATGCGAAGCTGATCATCGTGCGGGCGCTGGGTGGGGCGAGCTATTTCCACTATGCGCTGGAGGCGTTGCATGCGGTGGCAGCGCGCAGTGGTGCGATGATTGCGGTGTTGCCGGGGGATTCCAAGCCGGATGCCGGGCTGACGCCGTTTTCGAATGTGGCGCTTGAAGATCTCAATGCGCTATGGGGCTATCTGATCGAGGGTGGAGACGCTAACGCGCGGGGCTTTCTTGCCTATGCGGCGGCGATGCTGTCTGGAGCGGAGAAGCCGGCGCCGGCTGCGCCGTTGATGAAGGCGGGGATCTGGTGGCCGGGGCGGGGGCTGGTTGGGGTCGAGGAGTGGAAGGGGTTAGTTACTAGCGTTTCTGCAGGTACCACGCTCTCGGACGAAGAAGAGGGTACCACTCATTCGACGGAAGAGGTGGGATGCAAACCCACGGACCGACCTACCGTCGCCATCGCCTTCTACCGCGCCCTCGTGCAGAGCGGCGAAACCCGCCCCGTCGAACCCTTGATCGAGGCTCTGCAGGCGCAAGGCCTGCGTCCGCTGCCGGTCTTCGCCTACAGCCTCAAGGACCCGGTCTCGAAAGGCATACTCGAAAGCATCTTCGCCGACCTGAAGCCCGAAGTCGTCATCAACACGACGGGCTTTGCCGTCTCCGCCCCCGGCGCCGATCGCGAGCCGACGGTACTGGAGGCGAACGACGCCATCGTGCTGCAGGCAATCTTTTCCGCCTCGTCGCGGGAAGCCTGGGCTGCCTCGTCGCAAGGGCTCTCGGCCCGTGATCTCGGCATGAATGTTGCGCTGCCGGAGGTGGATGGCCGCGTGCTGTCGCGTGCCGTCTCCTTCAAGGCAGCCGCCCGCTATGATGCCGCGGTCGAGGCCAATATCGTCTCCAGCGAGCCTGATGCCGGGCGCATGACATATGTGGCCGCCCTTGCCGCCAACTGGGCGCGGTTGCGGCAGAGGAATGCGGCGGAGCGGCGGGTCGCGCTCGTCATGGCGAATTATCCGAACCGCGATGGGCGGCTCGGCAATGGCGTCGGTCTCGATACGCCAGCGGGCACCATCGAGGTGATGCGGGCGATGGAGGCGGTCGGCTATCCTGTCGCCGATATTCCCGCTGATGGTGATGCGCTGATGCGGCATCTGATGGCGGGGCCGACCAATTCCGGTTTCGACGGCAAGGTGGTGCGCGAGAGGCTTTCCTTGAGTCGATACAAGAACTTCTTCTCGTCTCTTCCCAATCAGATTCAGGATGAGGTGATGGCCCGCTGGGGCGGTCCCGAGACCGATCCCTATATGCGCGATGGCGGCTTCGCGCTGCCATTTGCCCGGTTCGGCGGGTTGCTGATCGGCATCCAGCCGGCGCGCGGCTATCATATCGATCCGAAGGAAAGCTATCACTCGCCCGATCTCGTGCCGCCGCACGGCTATTTCGCCTTCTACGCTTTCCTGCGCGAAGAATTCGGTGCTGACGCCGTTGTTCACATGGGCAAGCATGGCAATCTGGAATGGCTGCCGGGCAAGGCGCTGGCGCTGTCGGAGACCTGCTATCCGGAAGCGATCCTCGGGCCGCTGCCGCATCTTTATCCGTTCATCGTCAACGATCCCGGCGAGGGCACGCAGGCGAAGCGCCGCACCGGCGCCGTCATCATCGACCACCTGACGCCGCCGCTGACGCGGGCCGAAAGCTATGGGCCGCTGAAGGATCTGGAGGCGCTGGTCGACGAATATTACGAGGCGTCGGGTGGTGATCCCAGGCGAATCCGATTGCTGTCGCGGCAGATCCTGGAGCTTGTTGCCGATATCGGGCTGGATCGGGATGCGGGGATCGCTAAGGGCGAGAGCGAAGGCGAGGCGTTGAAGAAGCTCGATGCCTATCTCTGTGACCTCAAAGAGATGCAGATCCGGGATGGGCTGCATGTGTTCGGTGTTTCGCCGGAAGGGCGGTTGCTGACGGATCTCACCGTGGCGCTGGCTCGCGTGCCGCGCGGACTGGGTGAGGGTGGGGACGCGAGTCTGCAGCGGGCGATTGCGGGGGATGCTGGGTTGGGCGCTGTCGACCCCCTCGATTGCGACATGGCCGCCCTCTGGACCGGCCTACGTCCAGCAATCCTCGCCGACCTCCTCGACACTCCCTGGCGCAGCAATGGCGACACGGTAGAGCGCGTCGAACTTCTCGCTGCCAAGCTCGTCTCCGGTGAAATCTCTTGCCCACCCCCCTGGTCCCAAACCAGAGTCGTCCTCGACGAAATCGAGGCTCGCCTCAAACCCTCCATCCTCGCCTGCGGCCCGGCGGAAATCGCCAGTCTGCTGCGCGGCCTCGATGGCCGTTTCGTCCCGCCCGGTCCATCCGGTGCGCCGACACGCGGGCGGCCTGACGTCCTGCCGACGGGGCGGAACTTCTATTCGGTGGACAGTCGTGCGGTGCCGACGCCAGCGGCCTATGAACTCGGCAAGAAATCCGCGGAATTGCTGATCCGCCGCTATGTGCAGGATCACGGCGAATGGCCAGTCTCCTTCGGGCTGACGGCTTGGGGCACGTCCAATATGCGCACCGGGGGCGACGATATCGCCCAGGCGCTGGCGCTGATCGGCGTCAAACCGGTCTGGGACATGGCCTCGCGCCGCGTCACCGGCTACGAGATCATTCCGCCGGCCATGCTGCGGCGGCCGCGGGTGGATGTGACGCTGCGGATTTCAGGCTTTTTCCGAGATGCGTTCCCGGAGCAGATCGCGCTGTTCGACAAGGCGATCCGGGCTGTCGGCGCACTCGACGAGGATGCGGCGGATAATCCGATAGCCGGGCGCATGCGCGGTGAGGCGGCGCGGCTGACAGCGGCCGGGCTCGATGAGAAAGCGGCGGCGAAGCGGGCGGGTTATCGCATCTTCGGTTCCAAGCCCGGCGCCTATGGCGCGGGCCTGCAGGCGCTGATCGATGAGAAGGGTTGGGAGCGGCGAGCGGATCTTGCGGAAGCCTATCTCGTCTGGGGCAGCTATGCCTATGGCGCGGGCGAGGAGGGGCGAGCCGAGCGCGGGGTGTTCGAGGAGCGGCTGCGGTCCATTCAGGCCGTGGTACAGAACCAGGACAATCGCGAGCATGACCTGCTCGACAGCGACGATTATTACCAGTTCGAAGGCGGCATGGCGGCGGCGGCCGAAGCGCTCGGCGGCGCGCGGCCGGCGATCTATCACAACGATCATTCGCGGCCGGAAAAGCCGGTGATCCGTTCTCTGGAAGAAGAGATCGGGCGGGTGGTGCGCGGGCGTGTCGTCAATCCGAAATGGATCGAGGGCGTCATGCGCCACGGCTACAAGGGCGCCTTCGAGATATCAGCGACGGTCGATTATCTCTTTGCCTTTGCGGCGACGACGGGAGCGGTCGGCAACCATCATTTCGAGGCCGTCTATCAGGCCTTCGTCGCCGATCCCACGGTGCGCGATTTCATGGCCGAGAAGAATCCGGCTGCCCTTTCCGAGATGAAAGAGCGGCTGATGGAGGCGATCGAGCGCAAGCTCTGGACGCCACGCAGCAACTCCGCCCAATTCGACCTCAGTGAAGTCAACGAAACCAGGAAAAGAGCAGGCAGCCAGTCATGA
- the cobW gene encoding cobalamin biosynthesis protein CobW, with amino-acid sequence MQQKIPATVITGFLGAGKTTMIRNLLTNAGGKKIALIINEFGDLGVDGDVLKGCGAENCTEDDIIELTNGCICCTVADDFIPTMTKLLERDQRPDHIVIETSGLALPQPLVAAFNWPDIRSEVTVDGVITVVDSAAVAAGRFADDHDAVDARRVEDESLDHESPIEELFEDQLTCADLIVLNKTDLIDSDGLGRVKSEVASRIARKPVMIEARNGDVPASVLLGLGIGTEDDVVNRKSHHELEHEDGKPHDHDEFDSFVVELGAISDTAGFVEKLKGIIAEHDVLRLKGFIDVSGKPMRLQLQAVGVRIDQYFDRAWASGETRSTRLVVIGLHEMDQDAVRKAIEALA; translated from the coding sequence ATGCAGCAGAAAATTCCCGCGACCGTCATCACCGGCTTCCTCGGCGCCGGCAAGACGACCATGATCCGCAACCTGCTCACCAATGCCGGGGGCAAGAAGATCGCGCTCATCATCAACGAGTTCGGTGATCTCGGCGTCGATGGCGATGTGCTGAAGGGCTGCGGGGCGGAGAATTGCACCGAAGACGATATTATCGAGCTCACCAATGGCTGCATCTGCTGCACGGTCGCCGACGATTTCATTCCGACCATGACGAAGCTTCTGGAGCGCGATCAGCGTCCGGACCATATCGTCATCGAAACCTCGGGCCTCGCTTTGCCGCAGCCGCTGGTGGCCGCCTTCAACTGGCCGGATATTCGCAGCGAAGTCACCGTCGATGGCGTCATCACCGTCGTCGATAGTGCCGCTGTCGCCGCTGGTCGTTTTGCCGATGACCACGATGCCGTCGATGCGCGCCGCGTCGAGGATGAATCGCTCGATCATGAAAGCCCGATCGAAGAGCTTTTCGAAGATCAGCTGACCTGCGCCGACCTGATCGTGCTCAATAAGACCGATCTTATCGACAGCGATGGCCTCGGCCGCGTGAAGAGCGAGGTTGCCTCGCGCATTGCCCGCAAGCCTGTGATGATCGAGGCCAGGAATGGCGATGTGCCGGCAAGCGTGCTGCTCGGCCTCGGCATCGGCACGGAAGACGACGTCGTCAACCGCAAGTCCCATCACGAGCTGGAGCATGAGGACGGTAAGCCCCACGATCACGACGAATTCGACAGTTTCGTCGTCGAGCTTGGTGCGATCTCGGACACGGCCGGTTTCGTCGAGAAGCTGAAGGGCATCATTGCCGAGCATGACGTGCTGCGCCTCAAGGGCTTCATCGACGTCTCCGGCAAGCCGATGCGCCTGCAGCTGCAGGCCGTGGGTGTCCGTATCGACCAGTATTTCGACCGCGCCTGGGCATCGGGTGAAACGCGCAGCACGCGTCTCGTTGTCATCGGCCTGCACGAGATGGATCAGGACGCGGTGCGCAAGGCGATCGAAGCGCTCGCATGA
- the cobU gene encoding bifunctional adenosylcobinamide kinase/adenosylcobinamide-phosphate guanylyltransferase yields the protein MTATFILGGARSGKSRFAENLVTASGLDRHYIATGRAWDGEMQARIDQHKADRGPSWTTHEEPLDLMERLAAIDGEGRAILVDCLTLWLTNLMMEGRDIAAQSASLAAFLPDAKARLVIVSNEVGLGIVPENRMAREFRDHAGRLHQMIAAEADDVYFIAAGLPLKMKG from the coding sequence ATGACCGCCACCTTCATCCTCGGCGGCGCGCGCTCCGGCAAATCCCGCTTCGCCGAAAATCTCGTGACAGCCAGCGGCCTCGACCGCCACTACATCGCCACCGGCCGGGCGTGGGACGGGGAGATGCAGGCGCGTATCGACCAGCACAAGGCCGATCGCGGTCCCTCCTGGACCACGCATGAGGAGCCGCTCGATCTCATGGAGCGCCTTGCGGCCATCGATGGCGAGGGCAGGGCAATCCTGGTCGACTGCCTGACGCTCTGGCTCACCAACCTGATGATGGAGGGGCGCGATATCGCTGCGCAGTCCGCATCGCTCGCCGCCTTTCTCCCTGACGCAAAGGCGCGGCTCGTCATCGTTTCCAATGAAGTCGGCCTCGGCATCGTGCCCGAAAACCGCATGGCGCGCGAGTTTCGCGACCATGCCGGCCGGCTGCACCAGATGATCGCGGCAGAGGCCGACGACGTCTATTTTATCGCGGCAGGATTGCCGCTGAAAATGAAGGGTTAG
- a CDS encoding chloride channel protein, with protein sequence MLSRMDIRRFRPFTTIFDLGRLRALARQSEIGLVFAGALVGIAAGLAVSAMSFVSEAMHRLIFGIETETRLSASQIDNQFLLMTAPFAGGILLGLLFFILAKWRKKPMVDPIEANALHGGRLSLTDSILVAVQNIISNGFGASVGLEAGYTQLAAGIASKFGLKLQLRRADLRVLVGCGAAGAIAAAFNAPLTGAFYAFELIIGTYAIVSLTPVVVAALVATLVARLLAGSDFIIDVGSFGAVQPADYVPAIALGAFCAGIGILLMQGVAFVEELARKSSVPLPFRPALGGIVVGLLALVSPQILAAGHGALHLNLANEVTIPALISLFLLKSVASAVSIGSGFRGGLFFASLFMGALLGKLFAYSAPYFADATLTPVIYAVVGMSSLAVAVIGGPLTMTFLALEITGDFPITALVLAAVITSSLVVRTTFGYSFATWRFHLRGESIRSAHDVGWIRNLTVDKLMRADVKTAKNSMTLGDFKTAYPIGSTQRVILVDDQDKYAGLVLVPEIYANPTSAQDEAQNLADFIRYKNDFLQPQMNAKQAAAIFDKTESEALAVVNNMIERKVIGQLSESHTLRRYSEELDRRRREVSGEI encoded by the coding sequence ATGCTCTCCCGAATGGATATCCGCCGCTTCCGGCCCTTCACAACCATATTCGATTTGGGACGCCTGCGCGCCCTCGCCAGACAAAGTGAAATAGGCCTGGTCTTTGCCGGCGCGCTGGTCGGCATCGCTGCGGGGCTGGCGGTCAGCGCCATGAGTTTCGTGTCCGAGGCAATGCACCGGTTGATCTTCGGCATCGAAACCGAAACCCGGCTCAGCGCTTCGCAGATCGACAACCAGTTCCTGCTGATGACGGCGCCTTTCGCCGGCGGTATCCTACTCGGCTTGTTGTTCTTCATCCTCGCCAAGTGGCGCAAGAAGCCGATGGTCGACCCGATCGAGGCCAATGCGCTGCATGGCGGTCGCCTGTCTTTGACAGACAGCATTCTCGTCGCCGTCCAGAACATCATCTCCAACGGCTTCGGCGCCTCGGTCGGTCTGGAAGCCGGCTATACGCAGCTTGCAGCCGGCATCGCCTCGAAATTCGGCCTGAAACTGCAACTGCGCCGCGCCGATCTGCGCGTGCTTGTCGGCTGCGGCGCTGCCGGCGCCATCGCGGCCGCCTTCAATGCGCCGCTGACCGGCGCGTTCTACGCCTTCGAGCTCATCATCGGCACATACGCCATCGTCTCGCTGACACCGGTCGTCGTTGCAGCCCTGGTCGCCACACTGGTTGCACGCCTGCTTGCCGGTAGCGATTTCATCATCGATGTCGGCAGTTTCGGCGCTGTCCAGCCGGCCGATTACGTGCCGGCGATCGCACTCGGCGCCTTCTGCGCCGGCATTGGCATCCTGCTCATGCAGGGCGTCGCCTTCGTCGAGGAACTGGCACGAAAGAGCTCCGTCCCGCTGCCCTTTCGCCCGGCGCTCGGCGGCATCGTCGTCGGCCTGCTGGCGCTGGTCTCGCCGCAGATTCTGGCCGCCGGACATGGCGCACTGCATCTGAACCTCGCCAACGAAGTAACGATCCCCGCCCTTATCAGCCTGTTTTTGCTGAAATCGGTCGCTTCGGCTGTCTCGATCGGCTCCGGCTTCAGGGGCGGCCTGTTCTTCGCTTCACTCTTCATGGGCGCGCTGCTCGGCAAGCTCTTTGCCTATTCCGCCCCCTATTTTGCCGATGCGACGCTGACCCCCGTCATCTATGCCGTGGTCGGCATGAGTTCGCTTGCCGTCGCCGTCATCGGCGGGCCGCTGACCATGACCTTCCTCGCACTGGAGATTACCGGCGACTTTCCGATCACCGCCCTCGTGCTCGCCGCCGTCATCACTTCCTCGCTCGTGGTTCGCACCACCTTCGGCTACTCCTTCGCCACATGGCGTTTCCACCTGCGCGGCGAGAGCATCCGCAGCGCCCATGATGTCGGCTGGATCCGCAACCTGACCGTCGACAAGCTGATGCGCGCCGATGTGAAGACGGCTAAAAACAGCATGACGCTCGGCGACTTCAAGACGGCCTACCCGATCGGCTCGACTCAGCGCGTCATCCTTGTTGACGATCAGGACAAATATGCAGGTCTGGTGCTCGTCCCGGAAATCTACGCAAATCCCACCAGCGCGCAGGACGAAGCCCAGAATCTCGCCGATTTCATCCGCTATAAAAACGATTTCCTGCAGCCGCAGATGAACGCCAAGCAGGCAGCCGCGATCTTCGACAAGACCGAAAGCGAAGCACTCGCCGTCGTCAACAACATGATCGAGCGCAAGGTGATCGGCCAGCTCAGCGAAAGCCACACACTACGCCGCTACAGCGAAGAACTCGACCGCCGCCGCCGCGAAGTTTCAGGCGAGATTTAG
- a CDS encoding cobyric acid synthase produces the protein MTRAIMLQGTGSDVGKTVLVAGLCRLAANRGLTVRPFKPQNMSNNAAVSDDGGEIGRAQWLQALAARTPSSVHMNPVLLKPQSENGSQIIVQGRVFGQAKGRDYQRLKPQLISSVLESFAKVSEDADLVVVEGAGSPAEINLRAGDIANMGFATRANVPVVLVGDIDRGGVIASLVGTHAILAEEDRSMISGYIINKFRGDVSLFDDGITSIGQFTGWPCFGVVPWLQAAGRLPAEDSVVLERLAKGARGALKIAVPVLPRIANFDDLDPLRAEPDVELVFVRSGERLPDDAGLIILPGSKSTISDLSDLRAQGWDRDLAAHVRRGGRVIGICGGYQMLGRRVHDPLGIEGAVTDIEGLGLLDVDTEMAPEKTVRNSSARSCQYEVPLSGYQIHLGITQGADCARPVAVVDGLPDGAISADGHVIGTYLHGLFGSDAYRGRLLESFGLSGERANYRQSVDQALDDVAAELERTLDDRFLAGLL, from the coding sequence ATGACCAGAGCCATCATGCTGCAGGGAACCGGCTCGGATGTCGGCAAGACGGTGCTGGTGGCGGGGCTTTGCCGGCTGGCGGCCAATCGCGGGCTGACGGTGCGGCCGTTCAAGCCGCAGAACATGTCGAATAATGCGGCGGTTTCCGACGACGGCGGCGAGATTGGCCGGGCGCAATGGCTGCAGGCGCTTGCGGCCCGTACGCCATCATCAGTGCATATGAACCCGGTGCTGCTGAAGCCACAGTCCGAAAACGGCAGCCAGATCATCGTGCAGGGCAGGGTGTTCGGGCAGGCAAAGGGGCGCGACTATCAGCGGCTGAAGCCGCAGCTCATCTCTTCCGTGCTGGAGAGTTTCGCCAAGGTGTCGGAAGATGCCGATCTCGTCGTTGTCGAGGGGGCGGGTTCGCCGGCGGAAATCAATCTCAGGGCTGGCGATATCGCCAATATGGGCTTTGCGACACGGGCAAATGTGCCTGTCGTTCTCGTCGGCGATATCGACCGCGGTGGGGTCATCGCCTCGCTCGTCGGCACCCATGCGATCCTTGCCGAAGAGGATCGCAGCATGATTTCGGGCTATATCATCAACAAGTTCCGTGGGGATGTGAGCCTGTTCGACGACGGTATTACATCGATCGGCCAGTTCACCGGCTGGCCTTGTTTCGGCGTCGTGCCCTGGCTTCAGGCGGCGGGGCGGCTGCCGGCGGAAGATTCCGTCGTGCTGGAGCGGCTGGCCAAGGGCGCGCGAGGGGCGCTGAAGATTGCCGTGCCGGTGCTGCCGCGCATTGCCAATTTCGACGATCTCGATCCGCTGCGGGCTGAGCCTGATGTCGAGCTCGTCTTTGTACGCTCAGGCGAACGGCTGCCTGATGATGCGGGACTCATCATCCTGCCTGGCTCGAAATCGACCATATCGGACCTCAGCGATCTCAGGGCGCAGGGATGGGACCGTGACCTTGCCGCTCATGTCAGGCGGGGCGGCCGGGTGATCGGCATCTGCGGCGGCTACCAGATGCTCGGGCGCAGGGTGCATGATCCACTGGGCATTGAAGGGGCGGTGACTGACATTGAAGGGCTTGGCCTGCTCGATGTTGATACCGAGATGGCGCCGGAGAAGACCGTGCGTAATAGCAGCGCGCGCTCCTGTCAGTATGAGGTGCCGCTATCGGGCTATCAGATCCACCTCGGCATCACGCAAGGGGCCGATTGCGCGCGCCCGGTGGCGGTTGTCGATGGCCTGCCGGATGGGGCGATTTCCGCCGACGGGCATGTCATAGGCACCTATCTGCACGGCCTGTTCGGTTCGGATGCCTATCGGGGCAGGCTTCTCGAAAGCTTCGGGCTTTCAGGAGAGCGGGCGAACTATCGCCAAAGCGTCGATCAGGCGCTGGACGACGTTGCCGCGGAGCTTGAGCGCACTCTCGATGACCGCTTTCTTGCCGGCCTACTCTAA